The sequence ACGACTCGCTGCGGCTGGAGCTGCGTCCCTGGGGAATTTTTGTGATTCTCGTTGACCCGGGGCCCATCGCCACGCCCATCTGGGAAAAAGTCCGACGGGGGGACATCGGGGCGAAAACTGAAATTTTTCCGCTGTACGGCCCGATGATCGAGCGGGCCCTGGCGTTCACAGCCCAGACCGTGGCCCGGGCCATCAAGCCCGAAAAGGTGGCCGAAACGGTCATCCGCGCCCTCGAGAGCCGAAGGCCCAGGCCCCGTTATCTCGTCGGCTCCACCCTCCGCAGCGGACCGTTCGTGGAAAAGCTCCCCGTCCGCCTCCGCGACTGGCTCATCGCGCACTTTATCCTGCGGGATTACCCGAAAGTGTGATGAAAAGGAGGTCCGGCGGACCTCCTTTTAAAAAAACCAGCAACGAACCACTCAAGGCAGGCCGACCACCTCCCCGCAGCCGTTGAAGGCGGCCAGCTCCTCCCGCTTCCCCCTCAGCGCGCGTTTCAGCTCCTCCCCGACGCGCACCCCATCCTCCCACCACAGCCCCTGCACCAGCAGCTTTTTCGCCTGCCTGTCCGCCTTGGCGTCCACCCGGCCGACAAACTCCTCCCCCCGAAGAATCGGCAGCGCGAAGTAGCCCATCACCCGCTGCGACGGCGGCTTGTAGCACTCCAGGGCGTAGTCGAAACCGAAGAGCCGCTTGACACGGTCCCGCTGGATGACGAGGTTGTCGAAGGGGCTTAACAGGTGCAGCCCTTCGATCGGCGCGTCGTCCATCCCATCGAGCATCTCCCGCAGTGCGAAGAGCTCCGCATCCAGGCCCTCGACCCGCACGGGAACCGCCTCGCCCTCTTCCACGAGCCGGTCCACGTACTTCCGTTTCTTCGGCGACCGCCGCAGGTGAAGGCGGATGTCGTTCAGGGTAACAACTCCGTGGGCGGCGATCGCTCGGCGGGTGAAAAATAGCTCACGCTCGTCCTCGTCGGGAAGCGTGGTGTCCACCCAGTCGGGCAGCACCCGTTCGGTGAGGTCATAGAACCGCTGGAACTTCTCCCGGCGGTCCACCATGAGCCGTCCCTGGGTGAAGAGGAGGTCCAGGGCTATCTTTGCCGGTTTCCACTCCCACCAGCCCTTGCTCTTGGCCGTGCCGCCGAAGTCCCTGGCCGCCAGGGGGCCCTCGGCGCGGATACGTGCGTACACCTCCTCCATGAGCTTGGCGTGCTTTTTTACGAAGGGGGCCTGCCAGCTCTGCCAGTCGGGGAATGAGCGCATCTTGCCCAGGTAGAAGCGGAAATCCGCCAGCGGCAGGTAGCACATCGCGTGGCCCCAGTACTCGAAAATCTTCCGGTCCAAGGCTAAAAGCGCGTCCAGGTACTCCGGGCGGTAGTCGGGCAGGCGGGTCCAGAGGGTGTGGTGGTGCGCGCGCTCGATGACGTTGACCGTGTCTATCTGCACGTAGCCCAGCCGCTCGACGCAATTGAGCGCCCCCTCCCGACCGGGGGGCAGCCCGGCGTCGCCGTCCAGGAGCTGGCACTTCAGGGCCAGCCGCCGCGCCTGGGATTCGCTGAGACTCGCGTGTTCCGCCATATCCGTCTTGTGAGAGAGGAGATTCGATTATACACAGTCCGACGACCGAGGTGAAAACGCCGGCCAGCGGTACGCCACGTTTTCCCTCTCCCTTTCAGGGAGGAGCATTCGCTCACGGGCTAGGGTGAGGGTCGAGGTTTGGTGCGACAATAGCTCCCCTCTCTCTGTGGGAGAGGGGATGGGGGTGAGGGCTGCCTTAAAAAAGCGGCGGGGATAGGAATCCCCGCCCTACGGTTGTTTAACCTTATCGCGCAATTACCACCCGCCGGGTGAGGGCACCCACCGGGCGCGGTAATGATTGGGAAGAGAATCACAATTTAACACCGGGCCGATGGTGTTATAATAGCGCCGGGACAAACGAGGGTGAGGTTTGACGTCCCACCAGGGTCGCATTAAGCCGCGCCGGGTGTCCCCGAGTGAACGGAGCCACAGATAAGCTCACGCCCGGGTTGGGCGTTTTTCTATACCCCGGGACTTCGCCAAGGAAGAGGGTCCAGGATGACGTTGCGCAGACGCATTCTTATCGGATACGGCATCCCGCTCACGCTGATCGGGCTCGTTCTGGCATTGGCCATCTATCATCTTTCGCTGCTCAGCTACGCCATCGAAGGCATTCTACGCGAGAACTACAAGAGCATCCAGGCGGCGTCCCACATGATCGAGTCGGCCGCCAAGCAGGAACTGACGGTCTACGAGGGGCTCACCGGCGGTGATCCGGACAGCCAGGTCCACCTGCTGGAGGAGCAGTCGGACTTCCTGCAGTGGCTGGGGCGGGGGCGGGACAATATCACCGTCAGCGGCGAAGGGGCGGTGATTGACTCCATCGAGCAAGAATACACGACCCTGCTCACCCGTTACCAGGATCTGAACCGGCTGCTCGTCGTCAACCCCACCGCCGGGTTGCAATACTTTCGGCAGGCCTTGGTTCCCCAACTGGATATAGTACGGCTGAAGGTCAGCACCCTGCGGGAGTTGAATCAGTTGCGGATGTACCAGGCCAGCACCGACGCCCAGGAGCTGGGGATGGAGGACGTCTGGTCCATGGTGCTCATCGGCGGGGCGGGGCTCTTGATCGGACTTGGGTTCAGCGTGCTGGTGTCCAGGATGCTGGTGAAACCTATTGACTACCTGACGGAGGCCACGCGGCGGCTGGCGGAGGGGGATTACTCCGTCAAGATCCCGCTGAAGAGCAACGATGAGTTGGGGCGGCTGGCCGACGAGTTCAATAAAATGACCGACAAGCTCGGCATCTATCAGAACATGAATCTGGAGCAGCTGGTCAACGAGAAGCTGAAGAACGAGGCGATCCTGGCGGGCCTGGATGACGGGATCGTGGTGGTGTCCCCCGAGCTGGAGGTGTTGAGCGTCAATCCCGCCGCTCGGCGCATTTTCGATTTGGGATACGAGAAGGTGGAACGGCGACGGCTCGGGGATGTGATACGACAAGAACGGTTACTCGAAAGGGTGCGGCAGACCGTCCAGCAGGGGCGTCCGCCGGACCCGGACGACGACAATGACGTCATCAGTCTGCGCCGACAGGACGCCACACGCTACTACTCCTTCACCATTACACCTGTCCGCAACCACGAAGAGGAACTCTCAAGCGTGGTGGTGATGCTGCACGACGTGACGCGCCTGAAGGAGCTCGACCGGCTGAAGAGCGAATTCGTCCTGTCGGCCTCTCATGAACTGCGCACCCCACTCACCAGTATCGGGATGAGCGTGGAGCTGCTTTTGGAGAACACGGCGAGCCGGCTGAACGAGAATGACCGTGAGTTGCTGGAGGCGGCGCGGGAAGAGGTGGCCAGACTGAAGGAACTGATCAGCGATCTTTTGGATCTCTCCAAGATCGAGTCCGGGCGGATCGAGATGGTGATAGAGCCGGTGTCGGTGCGCGCCCTCTGCGAACGGGTGGAAGCCCTGACCCGGGCGACGGCCCTCGAGAAGCACATTACCCTGGAATTGCGCCTTCCCGACGATTTACCCGAGGTGCGGGCCGACGCCGATAAGATCAACTGGGTGCTGAGCAACCTGGTGGGCAACGCCCTGAAGTACGCGCCGCGGGGCGGCTGGGTCCGCCTGGGGGCCCAACGGGTGGGGGAACGGGTCCACCTGTCGGTGCAGGACAATGGTCCGGGCATCGCCCCGGAGAATCAGTCCCGCATCTTCGGCAAATTCGTGCAGGTGAGGGGCGAGGAGCAGGCCGACGGATCGGGCTTGGGATTGGCCATCGCCAAGGAGATCGTCCGCGCCCACGGGGGAAGCATTTGGGTGGAGTCTGTCCCCGGCCAGGGGAGCATCTTGATGCCGGGGATGAACGGGCTGGAGGTGCTGCGGCGGATGCGGGAGCTCCGCTCCGAGGTGCGGGTAATCATCATCACCGCCTACGGCACGATCGAGAGTGCGGTGGAGGCGATGAAGCTGGGGGCGGTGGACTTCATCCAGAAGCCGTTCACCCCCAAGGAGATCCGCGAGCTGGTGCAGACGGTGCTCCAGCGCGGCGAGCTGCCCGCCGATGCCACGGATTACTCCACGGTGATCGAGCTCTGCAAGCGCTCCATCAACGAGGGGGACTTCACGGCGGCCCTCATGGCGGCGCGTCGGGCGGTGTCCCTCAACCCCGCCTCGGCGGAGGCCTTCAACCTGCTGGGGGCCCTACTGGAGATAGACGGAAAGATGGACGAGGCCATCCGCTTCTACCGTACTGCGGTCAGCCTGGATGAGTCCTACACCCCGGCCATGGCCAATTTGGAGCGCACCACCACCATCGGTCGCGACGGCGCCATCTCCCTCGACGACATTTGATGAACCGCTTTTTACCCCGCTCTTTATGCTGACTCGCGATGAGGTGGGCCGATGCAGGACAACAAGGGTCGGATGAACGGCAAGTACATCGTGATCGTGGGTTGCGGCCGATTGGGTTCCTATCTGGCCGACACCCTCAGCCGTTTGGGAGCCAGCGTGGTGATCATTGATCTGCGCGAGGAGTCGTTCACGCTGCTCTCCCCGCACTTCGGGGGTTTCCGGCTGACGGGGGACGCCGTCGAGTCGGCGGTGATGCGGCAGGCCAAGCTGGATCGGGCCGACGTGCTAGTGGCCGCCACCCATGACGACAATGTCAACCTGATGGTGGCACAGACGGCGCTGAAGGTCTTTAAGGTGTCGCGGGTGTTGGCCAGGGTGTACGACCCTCGTAATGATGACATCTACCAGGAGTTGGGCATCGAAACTATTTGTCCCATCACCATCGCCGCGGAGCTCTTCCTGCAGGCGGTGACCGAGGGTCGGCTGCCTGGGGGGGAGCGATGAGAATCATCCTGGCCGGAACGGGGCGGACCATCTACTACCTCTGCCGGACCTTCATCTCCAAGGGCTGGCGCGTCTCGGTGATCAACCCCCGGGCAGAGGAGTGCCGCGAGCTGGCCCAGCGCCTCAAGGCGGTCGTCGTCCATGGCGCGCCGGCGGACCCGATCCTGTTGGAGGAAACCGGGGCGCTCGGTGCCGACGCTTTCCTCGCCGTATCCTCGAGCGACGCTGACAATCTGGTTTCCTGCCAGCTCGCCGCCCTCCGCTTCGGCATCCCGCGGGTGCTGGCCCTGGTCAACGACCCCGACAACGAGGATGTTTTCCGCCGCCTGGGGGTGGAGGCCTTTTCCCCCACCCCGATCATCGCCGGGTTGGTTGGAGAGCGTTCGGCGCTGGACGGCATCATCAACCTGCTGCCGGTGGCGGGTGGGGCGGTTAACATCACCGAGCTGGAGCTGCCCGCGGGAGCGCCGGCAACGGAACAGCCGCTCGGCCGGCTGGTGCTGCCGGAAGAATCCCTCGTCGCCTGTCTGGTGCGAGAGGGCCGCCTGATCCTTCCCGCGGTAACGGTGGAGCCTCACCCCGGCGACCGATTGATCGTCGTCACGCTTCCCGGCAACCACGGCCGGGTGCTTTCCGCCCTCCTGGGTCCGGAGCGCTGACCCATGGGAACGACACTGGAAATAAGTTCTCTGCGGTTGCGCTACCGGTCCATCCTCTCCCTCACCGGAGCCGTGTGGGCGATGGTGGGCGCCTTAATGCTGGCTCCGCTGGCGCTGTTGCTGTTCTATCCGGAAGAAGCCCCCCAAACCACCGCGTTCCTTTATCCGGGGCTGGCCTTCTGCGTCCTGGGGCTCGCGCTCTGGCGCGGATTGCGTCCCCGGGAGTCCGTCGACCTCTCCTTCACCGAAGGCGGGGTGATCGTCCTTTTAAGCTGGGTCGGCGCCTGCCTAGCCTCGGCGGTGCCCCTGATGATCGCCAACGGCCTGAGCTTCACCCAGGCCGTTTTCGAGAGCGTCAGCGGCTGGACCACCACCGGCCTCTCGGTGGTGGACGTGACCCAAGCCGGGCCGCTGATACTCTTCTGGCGCAGCCTGATGCAGCTCTCGGGCGGCGCGGGGCTGGCGATCATCATGCTTTCCGCCCTCACCGGGCCGACGGGTCCCAGCGTCTCCTCCGCCGAGGGTCGCGAGCAGCTCGTACCCCACGTGCGCCGCTCCGCCCGCCTGGTGCTCATGATCTACGCCATCTACAACGTCATCGGGATTACGGCTCTCACCTTGGCGGGGATGAGCCTCTTCGACGCCGTCAACCACACCTTCGCCGCCCTCTCCACCGGCGGATTCGGCACCCATCCGGAGAGTTACGGCTATTGGGATTCCCCGCTACTCGAGGCCATCACCATTGTGTTGATGATCGCCGGCAACCTGAGCTTCGTCACCTCCTATCACCTGTTGCACGGCCGGCTGCGCACCGTGATGCGCAACGGGGAGGTCCGCCTACAGGCTTTGGTGCTGCCGGTCTGTATCATCCTGCTGCTCTTAGGCACCACCCTCGCGCTCTATCCCACCTTCGGCAAGGCGCTGCGGGTCGCCGCCTTCGAGTCCGTCACCGCTCTCACCACCACCGGTTTCTCCACCGTCGGATATGGAAGCTGGAACGGTCTCGGCTTCCTGATTATGATCGCCCTGATGCTGATCGGCGGCGGCACCTGCTCCACGGCCGGCGGCATCAAGCAGATGCGCGTTTACCTCCTCTTTAAGTCGTTCATCTGGGAACTCAAACGCCCTCTCCTGCCCCGCTCCGCCGTCATCGAGCACGCCGTGTGGGAAGGCGAGCGGCGGGTATTTATTCAGGACGGCCGCCTGCGGCAGATCGGCGCCTTCGTCACCCTTTACCTCTTGACCTACCTCGTGGGCACCCTCATCCTCGTCGCCCACGGCTATTCCCTGCGCGATTCGCTCTTCGAGTTCGCCTCGGCGCTCGGTACGGTGGGTCTCTCCGTCGGCGTCACCCTGCCCGGCGCCCCGCCGGCCGTGCTGTGGACGGAAACCCTGGGGATGTTCCTGGGCCGCCTTGAGTTCTTTGTCATCTTCCTGAGTGCCTTCAAGCTCATCCGGGATGTCCCCCGCCTGATCTGCTCCCGTCCCGCCCGCGGATGACCGAGGTCCACCCCCGCGTGCGTGGAGATACCCTCGTCTGTTGTTCGTCAACAACCTGACCTGCGGTCCCCACCCACGTGTGGGGATACCATTATCAAGACTGTAAGTAATCAGAAATATAAATAACCACCTCAATTGCGTGAGGTGGCGTAACTGTCTGGAAATCATGTTGATCCGACTAATTGAGATGTCAGGGGCCTTCTCATTTATACACCGTATCCTCATCTCCTGGGCGATTTGAGGGTGTCTGATGGCATCTTGACCCCGTCCGACGGCGGTGTTACAGTTCCCCGCACGCCGCTGTAGCTCAGCTGGTAGAGCAGCTCACTCGTAATGAGCAGGTCCTCGGTTCAAGTCCGAGCAGCGGCTCCACGACCCCCCGCCGGGGGTCATTTTATTGACTCTCCTTTTCCGTTATACTTGCACCCGACACGGGTGCACGGGACAAAGGGACGAGGGCTTGCTGAAGAACTGGCGCTTCTGGCTGGGCGTGGTCATCTCCGGGGGGCTCCTCTGGTGGTTCTTCCACGACATTGACCTGGAGGGGCTCGGTCAGGGTTTCGCCCAGGCCAACTACCTGATCCTCGTCTGGTGGGTCGTCCCGCTGGCGGCGAGCTACCTGTTGCGCATCTGGCGCTGGAAGCTTTTTCTGGACTCCATCCACCCGGTTCGGTTCGTGAACGCGGCGAGCGGGACGATGATCGGCTTCATGGCCAACGGGCTCCTGCCGTTGCGGGCGGGGGAGCTCATCCGGCCCTACGTGGTCGCCCGCAACTCGGGGTACAAATACTCCAGCGCGCTGGCCACAGTCATCTTCGTCCGCATCCTCGACGGCCTCGTCATCATGGCGATTTTCATCTGGATGATCTTCCTCTTCCCCTTCGGCGGGATGGTGAAGACGGGGCTGGCCATCGCCGTGGGGGCGGTGTACGTGACGGGTTGCCTGGCGCTGGTGTTTCTTTACTACCGGCGCGACCCGGTGGCTGGTATTCTTTCGCTCCCGGCCCGTCTCTTCGGAAAAAAGGCGCGGGAGAAGGTCCGGGCGTTCTTCGTTAATTTCGGCGACGGGCTGCACATCTTCAACCACAAGGGGCGTCTGT comes from bacterium and encodes:
- a CDS encoding NAD-binding protein; amino-acid sequence: MRIILAGTGRTIYYLCRTFISKGWRVSVINPRAEECRELAQRLKAVVVHGAPADPILLEETGALGADAFLAVSSSDADNLVSCQLAALRFGIPRVLALVNDPDNEDVFRRLGVEAFSPTPIIAGLVGERSALDGIINLLPVAGGAVNITELELPAGAPATEQPLGRLVLPEESLVACLVREGRLILPAVTVEPHPGDRLIVVTLPGNHGRVLSALLGPER
- a CDS encoding TrkA family potassium uptake protein, giving the protein MQDNKGRMNGKYIVIVGCGRLGSYLADTLSRLGASVVIIDLREESFTLLSPHFGGFRLTGDAVESAVMRQAKLDRADVLVAATHDDNVNLMVAQTALKVFKVSRVLARVYDPRNDDIYQELGIETICPITIAAELFLQAVTEGRLPGGER
- a CDS encoding lysylphosphatidylglycerol synthase transmembrane domain-containing protein: MLKNWRFWLGVVISGGLLWWFFHDIDLEGLGQGFAQANYLILVWWVVPLAASYLLRIWRWKLFLDSIHPVRFVNAASGTMIGFMANGLLPLRAGELIRPYVVARNSGYKYSSALATVIFVRILDGLVIMAIFIWMIFLFPFGGMVKTGLAIAVGAVYVTGCLALVFLYYRRDPVAGILSLPARLFGKKAREKVRAFFVNFGDGLHIFNHKGRLWAAVGLSFAVWGTAALSYVPIIQAMPFAGLTPWFAAPFTLAYVCLGVVFPSAPGFLGIFEQFGYMGLTTCAPAIIGEYGKGMVGAFAILLHVTQVLPYIVVGLFFLVREGLSLEQLQRGRLKEGSGVDAAAALRDMDDEAGKKP
- a CDS encoding TrkH family potassium uptake protein, yielding MGTTLEISSLRLRYRSILSLTGAVWAMVGALMLAPLALLLFYPEEAPQTTAFLYPGLAFCVLGLALWRGLRPRESVDLSFTEGGVIVLLSWVGACLASAVPLMIANGLSFTQAVFESVSGWTTTGLSVVDVTQAGPLILFWRSLMQLSGGAGLAIIMLSALTGPTGPSVSSAEGREQLVPHVRRSARLVLMIYAIYNVIGITALTLAGMSLFDAVNHTFAALSTGGFGTHPESYGYWDSPLLEAITIVLMIAGNLSFVTSYHLLHGRLRTVMRNGEVRLQALVLPVCIILLLLGTTLALYPTFGKALRVAAFESVTALTTTGFSTVGYGSWNGLGFLIMIALMLIGGGTCSTAGGIKQMRVYLLFKSFIWELKRPLLPRSAVIEHAVWEGERRVFIQDGRLRQIGAFVTLYLLTYLVGTLILVAHGYSLRDSLFEFASALGTVGLSVGVTLPGAPPAVLWTETLGMFLGRLEFFVIFLSAFKLIRDVPRLICSRPARG
- a CDS encoding ATP-binding protein translates to MRRRILIGYGIPLTLIGLVLALAIYHLSLLSYAIEGILRENYKSIQAASHMIESAAKQELTVYEGLTGGDPDSQVHLLEEQSDFLQWLGRGRDNITVSGEGAVIDSIEQEYTTLLTRYQDLNRLLVVNPTAGLQYFRQALVPQLDIVRLKVSTLRELNQLRMYQASTDAQELGMEDVWSMVLIGGAGLLIGLGFSVLVSRMLVKPIDYLTEATRRLAEGDYSVKIPLKSNDELGRLADEFNKMTDKLGIYQNMNLEQLVNEKLKNEAILAGLDDGIVVVSPELEVLSVNPAARRIFDLGYEKVERRRLGDVIRQERLLERVRQTVQQGRPPDPDDDNDVISLRRQDATRYYSFTITPVRNHEEELSSVVVMLHDVTRLKELDRLKSEFVLSASHELRTPLTSIGMSVELLLENTASRLNENDRELLEAAREEVARLKELISDLLDLSKIESGRIEMVIEPVSVRALCERVEALTRATALEKHITLELRLPDDLPEVRADADKINWVLSNLVGNALKYAPRGGWVRLGAQRVGERVHLSVQDNGPGIAPENQSRIFGKFVQVRGEEQADGSGLGLAIAKEIVRAHGGSIWVESVPGQGSILMPGMNGLEVLRRMRELRSEVRVIIITAYGTIESAVEAMKLGAVDFIQKPFTPKEIRELVQTVLQRGELPADATDYSTVIELCKRSINEGDFTAALMAARRAVSLNPASAEAFNLLGALLEIDGKMDEAIRFYRTAVSLDESYTPAMANLERTTTIGRDGAISLDDI
- a CDS encoding winged helix DNA-binding domain-containing protein, translated to MAEHASLSESQARRLALKCQLLDGDAGLPPGREGALNCVERLGYVQIDTVNVIERAHHHTLWTRLPDYRPEYLDALLALDRKIFEYWGHAMCYLPLADFRFYLGKMRSFPDWQSWQAPFVKKHAKLMEEVYARIRAEGPLAARDFGGTAKSKGWWEWKPAKIALDLLFTQGRLMVDRREKFQRFYDLTERVLPDWVDTTLPDEDERELFFTRRAIAAHGVVTLNDIRLHLRRSPKKRKYVDRLVEEGEAVPVRVEGLDAELFALREMLDGMDDAPIEGLHLLSPFDNLVIQRDRVKRLFGFDYALECYKPPSQRVMGYFALPILRGEEFVGRVDAKADRQAKKLLVQGLWWEDGVRVGEELKRALRGKREELAAFNGCGEVVGLP